The Rhizobium sp. WSM4643 genome contains the following window.
AAGCCAGATCGACGACAAGACACGCGGCATCTTCATCGAAAGCCTGGCCAATCCCGGCGGCACCTTCGTTGATATCGCGGCGATTGCCGACGTCGCACATCGCCACGGCCTGCCGCTGATCGTCGACAATACGATGGCGACACCCTATCTCATCCGCCCGATCGAGCACGGTGCCGACATCGTCGTGCATTCACTGACCAAGTTTCTCGGCGGCCACGGCAATTCCATGGGCGGCCTCATCGTCGACGGCGGCACCTTCGACTGGTCGAAATCCGGCAATTACCCGATGCTGTCGAGCCCGCGGCCGGAATATAACGGCATGGTGCTACACGCGACCTTCGGCAATTTCGCCTTCGCGATCGCTGCACGCGTGCTTGGCCTGCGCGACCTCGGGCCGGCGATCTCGCCCTTCAATGCCTTCCTGATCCTGACCGGCATCGAGACGCTGCCGCTCAGAATGCAGCGCCACAGCGACAATGCGACCGCCGTCGCCAAATGGCTGAAGGCACACAGCAAGATCGCCTGGGTGAATTATGCCGGCCTCGACGACGACCCGAACCACGCCCTGCAGCAGCGCTACTCGCCGAAGGGCGCCGGCTCCGTCTTCACCTTCGGCCTCAAGGGCGGCTACGAGGCGGGCAAGACGCTGGTCGAGGGGCTGGAGCTCTTCTCCCATCTTGCCAATATCGGCGATACCCGTTCGCTCGTCATTCATCCGGCCTCGACGACGCACCGGCAGTTAACCGACGAGCAGAGGATCGCTGCCGGCGCCGGGCCAGACGTCGTGCGCCTCTCCGTCGGCATCGAGGACGTCAAGGACATCATAGCCGATCTCGAACAGGCATTGTCCAAGATCTGAGATCAGAGGGATCTACGGCGACCATGACAAATTTCATCACCTTCGATATCGACGGCGTCGAACCCGAGTTCGGCGCCCCGGAGCCCGGCCGGATCATTTCCGGCGATCCGCATTTCCGCACATGGAATCTGGAGGAAGCCGAAGGCGGCCTCTATTCCGGCATTTGGGAGGCGACGCCGGGCAAGTGGCGGATCACCTACGAGGAATGGGAATATTTCAGTCTGCTGTCCGGCCATTCGATCGTGACGGAGGATGGCGGTGAACCGGTTCATCTGAAGACGGGCGACCGGATGATCCTCAAGCCCGGCTTCAAGGGAACGTGGGAAGTCGTTGAAACGACTCGCAAGGATTATGTGATCAAGGTTTGAGCGGAGGGCGAACGAAGCCGAGCCTGTCCCGTTTTCGGCTTCGCCTTTGTCGTCACTTTCACGGCGGTGCTCCGCAACGGCAAGCGGGCAACGACGGTGTTCGTGACGCGTTATCCCGGATTGAAATGCTTTTAACCAATCCCATTAATCGCGCCTACATCGACAAATGCTAAACCTTATCTGCAGCGCATTGCGGACATGATGTCTCCTGCCGTCCCACAGACATGGCCTTGCAATTAATCTTTCCGGAATTTGCATGTCGTCGAATCTTGCAGGTAGGTACGTTCGCACCCAGACGTCTTCCATCATCGCAACAACGGTCTTCTTCCTTGTCGTCGCCCTCGTACTGACCGGCCTGGTGGCACATGTCGTCGTTACGATGACCCGGTCTGCGAACGAAATCGATGATGCCAGGGCCAATCGCGCCGCCCGCGCGGCAATCGGTGCGTTTGTCAGTCGCCTGAGCGCGACAACGACGGATAATGCCGTATGGGATGATGCCTATAGCGCTGTCTCATCTTCGGCTGCCGCGGATTGGGCCTATGAGAATTGGGGGAAAACCAGCGAGGATTACGCGCTCTATGATGGCGCGATCGTGATTGGCCCTGATCGGTCTTCGATCGTCTCGGCCTATGCCAAAGGCAAGCCCTTCCAGCCGAGCGCGTTTTTCGGGCAAGGTTTTTATCAGCAGATCAATGTGGCTGCCGATCCGGAGCGGGCGCCAGTGATCAATTTCATCAAGACCGAAAACGGTATCGCTCTGATCGCATCGCAGGCAATCCAGCCTTTCCAAGCGACCGCGGAGCTTCCGAAGCTTAGCACGCTGAGTTTCTACAAGGAATTTACATCGGAAGTTATCGACACGCTTTCGAATGAACATGAACTTGAAGGCTTGCGACTTGAGACGACGCCGAAGCCTGAGTTCCTGAACACGCCGATCACCGACATGAAGGGGGCCGTCATCGGCTATCTCGTCTGGCCCAGCAAAGCGCCGGGAAGCGCCGTGTTTCATCAGGTGTACCCCTATGTTGCAGCCGCTATCGTCATCCTCGCGCTGTTTCTAATCGGCGTTCTGCTGGTTGGCGCCTCCGAGGCGCGGCGCCTGCGCCAATTGGCGCAAACAGCGATTTTCGAAGCCGACCACGATAGCCTGAGCGGTCTGTTGAACAGACACGGGCTTCTCAACCTGTTGGAAGGGCTGGAAAATTCGGCCTCTTCGCCACATCGGCTCTATCTGGTCGACCTTGATGGCTTCAAGGCCGTCAACGATGCCTGGGGCCATGCGGTGGGGGACGATTTGATCCGGCTGGTCTCGAAGGCGCTAGCCGCCTGCCACCCCGAGATCATTGCCACGGCGCGGCTCGGGGGCGATGAATTTGCGCTGGTGCACGTCGGTTCTGCCACGCGCGGAGAGATGGAAAAGACCATTCTGGCGCTGTTTGCCGAGCCCTTCAAAATCGACGGACGAACGATCGAGGTTGGCGCAAGCATCGGCGCTGCTGCCCGCAGCGGCGACGTCCCGCCCTTGGAGCTGCTCCGCAGAGCGGACATGGCCCTCTATCGTGCCAAGGCAAATGGTCGGGGCCAGGCGATCGAATACGACCCCGAACTGGACCGGGAACGCCAACGGGTCGCCGAACTGGAAGGCCTGTTGAAGAGCGCCATCAGCAGTGGCGCAATCGAAGCCGTTTTCCAACCTCTCGTCTCTGCTTCGACCGGCGCTGTGACCGGTCTTGAAGCACTGGCGCGCTGGCGAACTGCAACCGGAAATATCAGCCCGGAGATTTTCATCCCTCTTGCCGAGAGGTGCGGCCTCATCGATGCGCTCGGCGTTCATATGCTGAGAACATCGATCGAGCACGCCAAGAGCTGGCCCGATCTGGCATTGTCGGTGAACGTTTCGCCAATCCAGCTCTGCAATCCGGAATTTGCCGCTGAAGTGATCTCGGTCCTGCAGGAGCTCGATTTTAATCCCAACCGCCTGACATTGGAAATCACCGAAGGCGTTCTGATGACAAATCCGGATCAGGCCCGGCGGTCGATAGACCAGCTCAAGCATGTCGGCATCAAGTTCGCGCTTGATGACTTTGGCTGCGGCTACGCAAGCATTGGCGCATTGCGGCAGTTCGGGTTCGATCGCATGAAGATCGACCGCTCGCTCGTGTCTGCTCTCGACGAAGACTCAAATGGCGCCGATGTTCTGCGGGCAACCATCTCGCTCGCGACCGCGCTGCGGGTTCCCGTGACCGCGGAAGGGATCGAGACTGCTCGCCAGGCGGCGATCTTGCGCGATGCCGGCTGCGATCAGCTTCAAGGATATCTGATGGGAAAGCCTATGTCGGCATATGACATATCCAGCAGGCTGTTAGAAGAGTCAGCCGCATGATGCCGCCAAGGTCGTGGCATAGACTCGGTGTTGATGGCTCGTTACCGGCGTTCCAGCAGAGCGGTGACCGCTGAACGTGACTCCCTTTCACTCGCTGCCGGACGTCTTCACCGTTAACCGGTAACATTTGTCCTGCTGCCAGTCGCTGAAGGTCAAGCGCACGGAAGACTATACCGGCCGTTACGGCTGATCCGCAATCCCGGGATCGCTTCAGCGATGCCCGAAGGAGGAATCGATCACCATTGCAGATCCAGCCGGTCTAGCCCGTGGAAATGGTAGACGTCCTTGACCACGGGTGTCTTTGCCAGCTTGAGTCCGGCCAGCCGTTCGAACAGGATCGGCAGCACGACGTTGAGCTCCAGCCGTGCCAACGGCGCGCCGATGCAGAAATGGATGCCGGCGCCGAAGGAGAGGTTCGCCGCTTCGTTACGACCAGGCAGGAAGGTCAGCGGATCGGTGAATTTCGTCGGGTCGAGATTGGCGGCGGCGAGGATGAGGCTCACCTTGTCGCCGCGCTTGAAGGAGACCCCGTCGATTTCGGCTGGCTCCAGCGCCCAGCGCTGGAAGATGTGGACCGGCGCGCAGATGCGCAAGGTTTCCTCTACGGTGCGCTCCGTCGTCGCCTCGTCACGGAAGAGTTCC
Protein-coding sequences here:
- a CDS encoding O-acetylhomoserine aminocarboxypropyltransferase, which gives rise to MAKNDPGFNTLAIHAGAQPDPTTGARVTPIYQTTAFIFNDSDHAAALFGLQAFGNIYTRIMNPTQAVLEERVAALEGGTAALAVASGHAAQVIVFHNIMRPGENFIAARQLYGGSVNQFGHAFENFGWQVRWADAADPTSFESQIDDKTRGIFIESLANPGGTFVDIAAIADVAHRHGLPLIVDNTMATPYLIRPIEHGADIVVHSLTKFLGGHGNSMGGLIVDGGTFDWSKSGNYPMLSSPRPEYNGMVLHATFGNFAFAIAARVLGLRDLGPAISPFNAFLILTGIETLPLRMQRHSDNATAVAKWLKAHSKIAWVNYAGLDDDPNHALQQRYSPKGAGSVFTFGLKGGYEAGKTLVEGLELFSHLANIGDTRSLVIHPASTTHRQLTDEQRIAAGAGPDVVRLSVGIEDVKDIIADLEQALSKI
- a CDS encoding cupin domain-containing protein; protein product: MTNFITFDIDGVEPEFGAPEPGRIISGDPHFRTWNLEEAEGGLYSGIWEATPGKWRITYEEWEYFSLLSGHSIVTEDGGEPVHLKTGDRMILKPGFKGTWEVVETTRKDYVIKV
- a CDS encoding bifunctional diguanylate cyclase/phosphodiesterase — protein: MSSNLAGRYVRTQTSSIIATTVFFLVVALVLTGLVAHVVVTMTRSANEIDDARANRAARAAIGAFVSRLSATTTDNAVWDDAYSAVSSSAAADWAYENWGKTSEDYALYDGAIVIGPDRSSIVSAYAKGKPFQPSAFFGQGFYQQINVAADPERAPVINFIKTENGIALIASQAIQPFQATAELPKLSTLSFYKEFTSEVIDTLSNEHELEGLRLETTPKPEFLNTPITDMKGAVIGYLVWPSKAPGSAVFHQVYPYVAAAIVILALFLIGVLLVGASEARRLRQLAQTAIFEADHDSLSGLLNRHGLLNLLEGLENSASSPHRLYLVDLDGFKAVNDAWGHAVGDDLIRLVSKALAACHPEIIATARLGGDEFALVHVGSATRGEMEKTILALFAEPFKIDGRTIEVGASIGAAARSGDVPPLELLRRADMALYRAKANGRGQAIEYDPELDRERQRVAELEGLLKSAISSGAIEAVFQPLVSASTGAVTGLEALARWRTATGNISPEIFIPLAERCGLIDALGVHMLRTSIEHAKSWPDLALSVNVSPIQLCNPEFAAEVISVLQELDFNPNRLTLEITEGVLMTNPDQARRSIDQLKHVGIKFALDDFGCGYASIGALRQFGFDRMKIDRSLVSALDEDSNGADVLRATISLATALRVPVTAEGIETARQAAILRDAGCDQLQGYLMGKPMSAYDISSRLLEESAA